The window AGCTTACGTAAGACATGGTGTATGtgctcttggggggggggttgctgaTGCCACCCAGCTTTAGCATGCTGACAAATCTCCTATTGTGGGCACTGCTGAGACAgtaacatcccccccccccagctagtCAGGGACAGTTTGAGAAGGTGGTTAACATACAGGGAAACCACAGGATCAATCAGCAGAAgagacccccacacacacacacacctccacccTTCATTTCTAGGCAAGCCGTTGAATGTCCCTGGATATAACCCAGAGGGAAAGGGATACTCCCAATTTAGGGAACTCTGTTCATATTGACACTAGCAGAAATAAAACTCTTGTGTGCCCAATTGACACAAGTGGCAAAAAGTCCTAGATCCAAACTAGATTAATCCTGTCCTCTGATGTTTGTCTTTCACATGCTAACAACTCACTCAACTATATATAGGCCAGACAAAGAAAGGATCTAGAATTGAGCTTGTTGGGCCCATATTGACTTCTTCCTGGTAGGAACCAATCTTGAGTGAGTCAggctctggatttttttttttttccacacacaCTTCTGCTGCACAGTATACTGAGTATAAGGTTTGTGTTGTCATGTGGTAGGGTCAGTCATGTGCTGGCCCACAAGAGACCTCGGTGCTGGAGGGATGGAAATAGATTGCCAAGATTCTCTAGAGgaagcgattttttttttttttgcaccctTCCCACCAAAAGCACTTTTTAGGGCAAAATTATGGTGAGGGAAGGAGCAGCTCAAATGAAttgatttccttcttttccattgTTTAACAGAGCCCTGAGTCCTGCTCCATCTGGCCCTCCCTGGCTTGGCCACATGCTCCCACCCACCGACCCCAGGGCTCAGCACACCAAGCAAAAGCCTGGGACCAAAGGCCTTCTGACCAGGCACAGGCATTGAACATCTAAGAGGGAAGTGGGATTCCCCGGGCTCTGCCCGCCCACCCCATGGAGCTGAGGCCCTGGTTGCAGTGGACCGTAGTGGCAGCTTTGATTCTTTTGGTTGGAGAGGTCCTCACCCAGAAGGTTTACACCAACACCTGGGCTGTGTTTATCCCCGGGGGCctaactgaagcaaatagagtggCCCAAAAGCATGGATTCCTCAACCTGGGACCGGTGAGTCTGTAGCGCTCCCTTGGGCCCTATTTTAGGCGGGTCAGTCTTGGGAAGAGAGTTcgtgggagtgggggggaggtGATATTTTTCAAGGATTCTTTCAGCTAGTGGGTCAGAGGAATGACCAGTCAAGCTGGGCTCTCTGGTACCCACTTTTCAAACTTCATTGAGGGAGAGACTGTGACTTTCTTCCTGTACAAAATCATGGTACCAGTACTTGGGGGAAATGAACAAAAGAGGGGAGCTCTGGGTGAAACAGGCATAGAGCTTCAGGGGACCCTGGGCAGTGTGGGAGCAGGGGAAGGCAGGCACTTCTCTCCAGGGGCTGGGCAGAGTTCCTTGCTTTGGGATGGTCAACAAGACTCTGACCCTTGCCCATGTGGCAGGAAGTCCCAGTTCCTGTTTAGCCTCCAGAGTAGGAGTGGTGTGACTTTTGTTTAGTGCTTTGTGAAAATTAGCCATGGCTGGCTGTCCTTTCCTTAGCCTGGCACCATACAGTCTCTGCGCTGCAGCCCTTTTGGATGGTAGAGAGCTCCAGGCTTCTCAGATGCTTTAGGGCACCTGATGAGCCAGCTGTTTCCTGAGCCAGGACAGGGGCTGAGGGCTTATAGCATCCCCAAGCCAGAACAGCAGATCTTGTGTCCTCTAGCTCTCAGGCTACTGGAGTCATCTAGGAATTGGGACCAGGATCAGACAGAATGAGAGCTCACTTTTTgtgtggcactttaaggtttgtccATTTATCCAGTTACCCTTCAGGTAGGCAGTATAAATATCATGtccattatacatatgaggaaaccaaggtgaaGTAACCTCGTTCATATACCACCAGACCCAAAtctactgactccaggtctagctctCTCCCCACTGTATCACTGCTGCCTTTCCTGAATATGTGCTGAAATGTTCAAACatacattctttctctctctctctctctctctctctgcctcctctcaCATAGTGATTGCTTTACTATGAGGGCTACTGCTGGGAGTGTAGGAGTACTTTTAAGAATGAATAGGGTCAGGAAAAGGGAACTTGGGGTGAGATAAGACTCAAACTTCAGAAAAGCCCAGCATAGACCTGTCACCTCACAACCTCCATATGATTGAGACTTTCAAACCCAAGTCAAACAGTACGATGAAATTTTAGTAAAAAGAATGTGAATGTTTTTAGTTGTTATGGTATTGGGATTTGCCCTGTATTTCTCTCCTGGAGGTGAGGCTGTGGGCCCCTCATGCCCTACTTCCCTAGATTTCCCTCATCTGGGCTGCAAAATAATATCATTTCTAGGAGCTGAGTTTCCCGGGTTGTCCCGTGGGAGCACTAACTAATATGCCCCTTGGTAGAGGACCAAACCGTGTCCAGGAGCAACAACAGAGAAAGGGGGATGAATAGTTTTCCTTTAATCCTAGATTGCTCAAAggggaaaattaaatatttctatGCATGTGATGGTACAAATTAAATGACAAAGAGGCTCTAGAATAGCCTTACATGCCCTAAGGTTGAAAAGCAACATTGAGAGTTGACTCCAATAGGTCAAAGGTTCACTTCTCCCTCTGGTGGAATGCTAGCTAGCTCAGTCACTCTTGTCTGATTGCAGATTTTTGGGGACTATTACCACTTCTGGCACCGTGCGGTAGTGAAACGGTCACTGTCACCCCATCGCCCCCGTCACAGTCGACTACAGAGGGAACCGAAGGTAAGAGcagccctttctttcctcccttctaggGAGAGGCTTCTCCTTGATGATTGAACCAGAGGCTACACCTGATAGGCAGAAGAGGGAGCCCTGGAGTCCCCATCTGCCTCTGCCCCTGTATTAGCTTCCCTTATGCATAATGTCTTTGGCCCAGTTGCATAAACTTTACATGGGGCGATGCTGATGTAGCATTTCAGCCTGCGCCAGGATGCTTGCTGCAGAGCCTGTAGTTTTATGGCAAAAATGTGGGTCTTCATTGGAagggtgggaagggaaagaggaaatgggggggggttaGAAGGAAGGCATCTATGTTGTATGAGGCAGGGAACTTGGACTCTAGGGACATAATTCCCTATATTGATGTAATTGCATTCTAAGTTGTCGCCACTTATCTCAAAGGATATTGCAaatttccaaaaaacaaaacatgaatctAAGGCACTATAGATGTGAgaatatttgacacctctgtggGGTGTGGATATAGGCATGTCAGTATAAGCAGGGACCACATGGTAAGGGAATCTTGAACTTATGTTGGGAACTTATCTACCATTTTGCCTAACACCTTAACGAGGTGGCCTTTCCTTCACCTTTCCCCTTCATTCCTAGCCTTCCCCCTTCAACCCACACCATGTCTTCTCCCCCTTAACTGTGTTCCAGGTGCAGTGGCTGGAGCAGCAGGTGGCAAAGCGTCGGAAGAAGCGAGATATATACATGGAGCCCACTGACcccaagttttcccagcagtggTACCTGGTGTGTAGGGTTCTTGGTATTCTATACAGACTCTGACCTCCAGCATCCCAACTGGGGGAGCTTTGGGACAAGTCTGTCATCcgtaaatcttttcttctttgccaTGCACTTAGGTgcctcctcagttctttttttttttttttttgcccccatTAACTCTCTGTTGTAGCTGTGGTATTCCTCTACCAATGGGGCCTAGCTGCAGAAAGATGGCATTTTTGGTGCTTTTTTCCCACTGCCTTTCTCTTTGCCCCATTAGACCTCCCAATCCTCTCTCATCTTAGTTTCTAGTCATTGTTAACTAATCCTCATTAATTCTTATACCTTGATATATAACAGGTTTTAAAGGCTTGAAATATTAACCTTCCCAAgggcatttgtattttattaggGGATTCTTAAAAGACCCAGAAAAGTAGTACTAATGGCAGAATTTGGGGCACAGTGATAACTACTGGGGCAGGTGGGAACTTTTCAGAAACCcctcaaatcataccacctatTCCATCTCCTTGTAAGGTTGGCCCTGCTCACCATCACCACAGAGAGGCCGGGAGAGTGCCGGTGAGCTCTGCAGGGTCCCTAGAGGTCTGGGGTCTGGGGTGGTGGTGAGTGAGTGACCTGGTAGATGTCTGGGTATGTGCTGAGCCATTCTGGGTATCTCTGCAGTATGGTGCGAACCAGCGAGACTTGAACGTTCGAGGGGCCTGGTCCCAAGGCTACACTGGCCGAGGCATTGTGGTTTCTATCCTGGATGATGGTATTGAGAAGAACCACCCTGATCTGGAGGGCAACTATGTGAGTCACTCTTTGGAGCAGGGAGGCACTTTGAAGACAGAGGTGACATGGGCCCATGAATTCTGGGGAGGGCTTGGCACCACAGGATGGAGCCACTCAGCAATCTAAGCAGGGCTAGGCCCACTAGGATATGTGATGAGGTCCATTTCTGGGAGCCAGAGTTGTTGGGAGTTTCATTCAGGAGCCCAGAATTTGTGTGTGAGCCACCACTGGGCACCTCTTGGGCAAGGTCAGGAGCTATCCTTTCCTAGTATAGTCTCTGAATGACTTGTTTCCTCCCAGGATCCTGGTGCCAGCTTTGATGTCAATGACCAGGACCCTGACCCCCAGCCTCGTTACACACAGATGAATGACAACAGGTAATGCTGAGGGCCAAGGGAAGGGGTTTAAGACTCCCCAAAACAAGAAATTCCTTTCTTTAGGCTTGGTTAAATGGGAGGAGATAGAAAGCAGGTACCTACCCTGAAGGACCCCCTTAGAGGCCAGGAAACTAGCTGCTTTTGTGATCGTCCATAACTCCACCCACACGGCTGCTATATCTTTTTCTGCTCTCCCAGACTGAGCCAGGAACATACCTAGCAACTATCTCAGGAGGCTGAAGTTGGGACTAATGGCTGAGAATGGATAGGTCTATAACCTTGGGAGATATTGGGCCAAATCAGAACAAAGCTTTATAGACTATGCAGGTAAAGTGGGCTTAATATCTTCTGTTAGTCACATTAGGGCACACAGCCAGATTAGGCCACAAAAGCATACTTTGACTTCATGGACCAAAGGGCTAAATGAGGGACTACAGAAAGGAGTTAATTATTGGTTAAGAAGAGATCTGTTCCTAGGCAGAGGACGGGAAATAACAGTGAAGTTCACAGAATGTAGAAAagttgggaagagaggagagagagatcagaTGAATTTATCCTAAATTAGGGGGTTCCTTCTTAGGCCACAGACTTCCAAGAAAGAAGATAACATTGTGATTCCCCCTACTTCCTGTACTCGTTCCCTAATACTCTTCCCTTTGGCTTCTGCAGGCATGGCACCCGATGTGCTGGTGAGGTGGCTGCCGTGGCCAACAATGGAATCTGTGGTGTTGGTGTTGCCTACAATGCCCGAATTGGAGGTGGGTCTGGGAATCTTCTGGGCAGTAGAGCCTGGACAGCCATCTTGACTGGTCCTTAGCATCTAAATACTGGGCTTCTTGGGCCTGTACAGCTTCTTTTGACTTAGGATTGAGTGAATGGAACTAGGGCCTTTACTGTACTTATTCTTACACCTCCTAGCTGGCTTGCATCTGAGATACATTATTTCTCCCCATCATTATCATTGTCACTAGCTTCGTATTTGGTAGGAAAACCCTGATAAATGTCCTCTCCTACCTGCCACTCAACAGTGTTCTGTCAGACttctttgttaaacatttcctgcATCAGGAAAGCTGGTTTGTTATCCGTGTGCTGTCACTGTTACTACCCTTGTGACATTggataagtcacctaacttccctgggcctcagttctcagatctgtaaaatggagggttgAACTAGGCACCCTGCAGGGGctctttgagctctaaattcACGATCTACCAACATACCTCTCAGGACTAGGTgagatctaaggtcccttccagctctaaattctctttcaGCTGACCTCATTGTAGCTCCCTTTAGGCCTGAGTTCTGGCCTGAGCCCTGTCCTTGGAGCCACCAGCGATGCACGTGAGGCTGCTGGATGGCATTACGTTGTGGCAGATGCTGGGCAGATGTTataccttctccttccccatgGCCCTCTAGGTGTGCGCATGCTAGATGGAGAGGTGACTGACGCTGTGGAGGCACGTTCTCTGGGACTAAATCCCAACCACATCCACATCTATAGTGCCAGCTGGGGCCCTGAGGATGATGGGAAAACTGTGGATGGGCCAGCCCGCTTGGCTGAGGAGGCGTTCTCCCGGGGAGTCACTCAGGTAAGGGTTAGGGCTGCGGGGAGGCACTTGATAAAGGAGGGACAAGGAGGAATATGAGCCATACTGTCATCACCAAGGGGAATGGTGGAGACTTGGTGAGCCAGTGTTCTCTTCCACAGTGGCCTTGCCAAGGGCTCAAAACAGATCTGCACCTCTCACCACAAGGGGCTTCACTTCTCATTCCTCAGGGCCGTGGGGGTCTAGGATCGATTTTCGTCTGGGCCTCAGGCAACGGGGGCCGGGAACACGACAGCTGCAACTGTGACGGCTACACCAACAGCATTTATACCCTATCCATCAGCAGCACCACCCAGTTTGGTAACGTGCCCTGGTACAGTGAAGCCTGCTCCTCCACCCTGGCCACCACCTACAGCAGTGGCAACCAGAACGAGAAGCAGATTGTGAGTTCTGGACTCCGGGCAGAGCCCAGCAAGAGCACTTAGATCAGGGGGAAGTTCTTTGGCccctcttattccctccccttactCCCTCTGCAGTGTGAGATGGCCAAACTCTAGGGACATCACAACACCTTTTAGGGGCTGAGGACACACTGTGGGCCCCATCTTTGCTTCCCCTCAGAACTGTAGTGATGGGGCTCTCCTGCTCTGTGTTCCCCCTTCCTACCCCTTTCCCCCACTCCTCTCTTAAGCTCAGGCTTTAGAATGGGAAGTCAGAGCTTAtgccttgctctttttttttttttttttggtaaggcaattggggttaagtgacttgcccagggtcacacagctagtaagtgtcaagtgtctgaggctggatttgaactcaggtcctcctgaatccagggccagtgctttatccactacgccacctagctgccctggtgtcAGAGCTTATGACCAGGTGAATGGGAATAGCTCAGGAATCATAAACCACAGAATcttagactatatatatatatatatatatatatatatatatatatatatatatatatataaagagcaGAACTTAGTAATTATCTGTCTTGTCCGTCCCTCTCATTCCAAAgaaaagctgaggcccagaaaggctaaTTAACTTCCCCAGCCCACACAGCAGAGTAGTGGCCAAGGTAGGCCTTCGTGACTCCCTAGCTCGTCTGTCGTAAAACTTCCTAGACAAGCCAGGGCTTCTTTCCTCTCCTGACACTGCTTGGAGCCaggcccttttccttctctctatagGTCACGACAGATCTGAGGCAGAAATGCACGGATTCCCACACTGGCACCTCCGCCTCCGCCCCCCTGGCAGCTGGCATCATTGCCCTCACCCTGGAGGCCAAGTAAGGATGGAGCTGAGAAGGAGGAGGGTGGGTTGATCTCCTCAGCTGGCCCTTGGGTTAGTCCTGGGTTCACTCCCTCCCCAGGAGTTCCCATATGCTTGGTCAGCTTGGCCTTGGGGTTTTCTCCATGAGCCGGCTGAGCCTCAGATGCCCTGTGCTTGTTGGAGAGGCAGCACTAGACACTGCCCCCTGCCTTCTCTTTGCCCTCCCAGTATGTCTTGCAAATGTCTGTGTCCTCAAGGAATGTCTCAgtcctgtctcctctctctttttctctcttcctccctccctctgcagtAAGAACCTGACATGGCGTGACATGCAGCATCTGGTGGTCCAGACCTCCAGGCCCGCTCACCTCAATGCCAATGACTGGGCTACTAATGGTGTTGGGCGCAGAGGTGAGGTGGAGGAAAGACCTGGGGGACTGGGAGAAGAAAGATGGCCCTGGTTTTCTCAAGCTGGCTCAGCACTGTCCCACTTCAATGAAATGTGTGTCTCATCTCTTTTTGCAGTTAGCCATTCATATGGTTACGGACTCCTAGACGCAGGAGCCATGGTAGCATTGGCCCGGAATTGGACCACAGTAGGCCCACAGCGCAAGTGCCTCATCGACATCCTCACTGAGCCTACGTGAGAGAGTGGAGCATGAGGGGGTGGTCTGGGACCCAGAAGGTTGAAAGGAGGATGTGGGAATGGCAGAGGGGGAAGTGAGGGGGGGGTATTTCCCCTCATTGAAGTAAGACAGGTAGAGAGAGTTGAGAACAGTGAACACTCAGATTATACTTCTTGGGAAGATTTTTTTCCAAAGTAATCCTTTTGTGACCTCGTCCTCTAGATCATCTTGGGATAGGGGGAAGAATAAGGAATAAGGGGAAGGGTTTTGCTAAAAAGGTGGGTTGCTTTGTCTCTTTGGGGCAGGGACATAGGGAAACGGTTGGAGGTAAGGAGGAAGGTGACTGCCTGCCAGGGAGAGGCTAACCATATCACCCGGCTAGAACACGCCCAGGCCAGACTCACCCTGTCCTACAACCGCCGTGGAGACCTGGCCATTTACCTCATCAGTCCCATGGGCACTCGCTCTACCTTGCTGGCTTCCAGGTAGATAGTATCTCCCTCCCTGGGACACAACCCTGTTTGACATTTGTAGaattttaggggcagcttggtggcacagtggataaaacaccaggcctggattcaggaggacctgagttcaaatttagcctcagacacttggcacttactgtgaccctgggaaggtcacttaacccttactgccccaccaaaaaaaaaaaattaaaaagccacaaaaaagaaatttgtagAATTTTTGTGTCTAGTTCTTAGCCCAGGGCTTTCCTTGGGATTTGGGGTAGGCATCCCTTACCaggaggggtgggagggtggtGTCCTTGACAGATCAGTCAAGATCTTCCTAATCGACTGTAGGCCATACCTCCAGTAGAGGCAAGGGGAGAGGAGCACAGGTAGAAACTGACCACTGCTCCCCCTGTTTTTTCTTATTAGCAACCCCTGCCCAGACCTCTTAAAGTACAGGAGAGGAACTAGGATTTTGGAAttggaaaacctggattcaaattctagctcttccCTCTACTTCCTGTGTttgcttgggcaagtcatttaattttagGGCCTCTAATgccacatgtaaaatgagaggcatgGCCCTAGCCAACTCTTGATTCTGATTTTGTGACCGAACAGTAACTCCTTACCCCTAAGATGTTAGGGACCCCTGCCACACCCCAGAAGAAGACTGATTTCTTTTGTCGTCCCCTCCCTCCAAGACCTCATGACTACTCCGCTGATGGGTTTAATGACTGGGCCTTTATGACTACCCATTCCTGGGATGAGGACCCTGCTGGGGACTGGGTCCTAGAAATTGAAAACACCAGTGAAGCCAACAACTACGGTAGGAGTGGGTCAGCAGAATGCTGAGCCAAGAGCAGGGGAAAGCTCTGGGAATGGCACCCTGTCCTCCAGGGTTGGGAAGCAGGGAGGGCTGGGGACACAGCCAGTGGGGAAGAATTAACCCTTTCCGTTCTGGAAGCAGGAACGCTGACCAAATTCACCCTCGTGCTATATGGTACAGCCACGGAGGAGCCCGATCTCTCTACGCCATCTGAAAGCATTGGCTGCAAGACCCTAGCTTCCAGCCAGACTTGTGTGGGTGAGTCTGGGGGCAGGAGAGGGAACCATTCAACCTGAATCTCGGTTCCATCAGTGTTTATCTGATAAAAACATCCTCCTCTGGGAGGGAATAGGCCCTCAAGGAAGCACCAGCAAAATCAGGGTAGGCACTCTGGCCAGCTTGGCACCAAATCCTCTTTAAAGGGTTTGTGTCTAGTGGAGAGGTCACCCATTAGGTCTTGATCCTATACCAGAAAGTCCACTGGGGCTTTGTGTTAAATCAGAAAGTGAGGCAATTTTCAAAGGGAGAACTCTATGCCCCGCTTTCCCCCGCAACGAGTGTTGAGCAGTCAGCAGGGTGTCTTGCAGATAGTAAGAGCTTGTTAACTTGATTTGGCATTCCATGGGTATAGAACTCACCTAGGCCATGactgttctctttcctctctgccaGTGTGTGAAGAAGGATTTTCCCTGCACCAGAAGAACTGTGTGCGGCATTGTCCCCAAGGATTTGTCTCTCAAGTTGTCAACACACAGTACGGTATAGAGAACAACATTGAGCCCATCCACGCCAACGTCTGCTCCCCTTGCCACCCTTCGTGTGCCACGTGCAAGGGAACGGAGCCCACAGACTGCCTCAGCTGCCCCATCTTCTCCGACTATGACCTGGTGGAGTTGACTTGCACCCAGCAGCGGCAGGCTGGCTTCAAGTCCCCGGGGCTCCCTCACAGTGAAGGACTGCTGCCTTCGCACCTGCCCGTGGTTGTGGCGGGCCTGAGCTGCGCCTTCATTGTTTTGGTCTTCATCATTGTCTTCCTGATCCTTCAGCTGCGCTCCGGCTTCAGCTTCCGGGGGGTCAAAGTGTACTCGCTGGACAGTGGTATCATATCCTACAAAGGGCTGCCCCCTGACGCCTGGCAGGAGGAATGCCCTTCCGAGTCCGATGAGGACGAGGTCCGGGGCGAGAGGACTGCTTTCATCAAGGACCAGAGTGCCCTTTGATGAGCACCAGATCTTCCCCCCCTTTACTTGACTCTCCTGGTCACACCTTCCACCCCCCTCCTCGGGCACTTTTTAATTcaccaaagtatttttttatatcGGGACTTGGGTCAGGTCCCCCAGCCCAGGGGAGGGTGTGGAGGGGTAGGGTCCGCCTGCTCCCCTCTCATGCTAGCCGGGGAGCCCTGAGGATCCCAACCTGCCGCCTCCAAAGCGGGGTAGAAGGCTGGGACACATACCAGCTTTTCTGTGGGACGTGCTCTGGGGCAGAAGAGGCAGGGGACAGGGAGCAAAGTCGGTCTTTGAGGCATTTCCTAtcaccgggggggggggggccgctaTGCCacatccttcccccaccccaaacccaccTTTGCCGGAGGAGGAAATGAGACATTGGGGCAGTGACTGCCCCCTTTCCAGTTTCAGATGTACTTAGAATGAGGCTGCTGTGGCGGGGAGGTTtgtgtggggagagaagggagggaaagtagATTCTTTGTCACAGCCCTCCCTTCTATAATTCTTTGGGTGCCCCTGCTTccctccaggcccagctctttcCAGCTGCTCCAGTCCCTTCTAAAGCAATAATGGTCCCAACCCAGCCAGCAGGAGGAGGCACCGAGCAGTTGTCTGGCATCTGCCTGGGAGTCTGGGGGCAACTGGAGGACGCCTCTGCAAGGGTTCTTGTCCCCTCCAATTTTCCATCCTGGCCTGTGTCCTTCCCCAAAAAGCCACAGGCTATGGTGGCCTGCGCCATATAAGTGATTGTCCTAGGAAGGGACCAAGGAAGGGCAGGTGCTTtcaaaaggtgtgtgtgtgtgtgtgcacatctGTGCGTGTGCATGctctagagagagagaaagagagagagagagagagtgtgtgtgtgtgtgtgtgtgtgtgtgtgtgtgtgtgtgtgtgtgtgtgtgtgtaaggaccCTCCTCTACCCCTGCCTCTTTGTGTTCCTGGACCACCCCATCCCTCCCACACACATCTCTGCACCTTGTGCCTCCAGCACTGCTTCCCAGAAGCCCGGGCGAGCTCAGTACCGTCCACTCAGCCAGGCTGGCAGCAGGTGCCAGGGCACAGCTCCAGCAATGAGCAGAGCTGGTCGTGTCCGGTTCCATCCTTCTTCCTGCCCTCCTGCTGTGCAGGGAGACCAGAGGCCCCTTGTACAGCCAGGGACTTCTTCCTTGTTTTCTGAGCCCGGGGCTTTCTGGGCTGTTCCCCCTCACAGCTCTGAAGCCcctgggtggaggggagggagatcaTCCCCAGAACCCCTCCCCCTCATCCTACCTgtttttccccaccccaccaatGCTGCTTTCCCCTGTGGGGATCTCAGGGGCCGTTCGAGGATATATTTTCACTCTGTGATTTCACTTTAGATGctgatttttttgtatttttaacttGGGGTAGCAGCCGGAACACCCATACCGTCTGTCCTGCTGTTCCCCTCTCCACCACCCTGGCCCTGGTGGGAAAACTGAGTGACCGAGCTCAGGACAGGGCATTGGTCAGGGGGAGAAGTGATGATAGGGGGTCAtatggggtggagggagaaaaaggagtattttttttttgttaagaacAATGGTTGGTAGTGCCAAGGGCTCATGGGTCATTCATTTCTCCTTGTGCCAGGGCTGAAAAGTGAGGGGGTAGGTAGGCAGTGGCATAAGGTTCGCCAACCCCCTTTCCACACTGTGCCTAATGGGAAAAAGCACTGACCTATTGAGTTTCCTACCCCCACCCATACATCCTGATCTCCCTCTTCTGATGTGCCTTTTgcacctccctctcctccccccattagGACAATCAGAATCATCTCCCACCTGGGAGTCCTTGCTTTCTTCCCAATCCCTTAGGAGTTAACCAGCCACCAGGGTGAGAGGCAGTCATCTCTCCCGGCCAGGAACATGCCTGGTGTTTCCATCCTCCTTCTCCATTGTCCTCCCATGGCCGGCCCGGGCTGGTTTTGTATGATACCGGGTTTGGTGCACAGTGATTTTTCTTGTAATTTAAACAGGCCCAGTGTGGTGGGTTCTATTTAATGGACGCGAGATGATGTTAGAGGTTTTTAAGTGATTAAATGTGCAGACTATGCAAAACTGGCTGTTCTCATTTATGCTCTGACCCAGGTTTCTTCCCAGCACTTAGCCATCAATCCAGACTTCTGTCAGTGGGACAGGGAAGCTGGCCAGTGGTTGGGCAATCTACTTTTCCTTTGACTCTTCTCCAGTTCTAGCCCCCTTGTCTGAACTATAGTCTGCCATGTCTGACAAAAGGA is drawn from Dromiciops gliroides isolate mDroGli1 chromosome 2, mDroGli1.pri, whole genome shotgun sequence and contains these coding sequences:
- the FURIN gene encoding furin isoform X2, producing the protein MELRPWLQWTVVAALILLVGEVLTQKVYTNTWAVFIPGGLTEANRVAQKHGFLNLGPIFGDYYHFWHRAVVKRSLSPHRPRHSRLQREPKVQWLEQQVAKRRKKRDIYMEPTDPKFSQQWYLVGPAHHHHREAGRVPYGANQRDLNVRGAWSQGYTGRGIVVSILDDGIEKNHPDLEGNYDPGASFDVNDQDPDPQPRYTQMNDNRHGTRCAGEVAAVANNGICGVGVAYNARIGGVRMLDGEVTDAVEARSLGLNPNHIHIYSASWGPEDDGKTVDGPARLAEEAFSRGVTQGRGGLGSIFVWASGNGGREHDSCNCDGYTNSIYTLSISSTTQFGNVPWYSEACSSTLATTYSSGNQNEKQIVTTDLRQKCTDSHTGTSASAPLAAGIIALTLEANKNLTWRDMQHLVVQTSRPAHLNANDWATNGVGRRVSHSYGYGLLDAGAMVALARNWTTVGPQRKCLIDILTEPTDIGKRLEVRRKVTACQGEANHITRLEHAQARLTLSYNRRGDLAIYLISPMGTRSTLLASRPHDYSADGFNDWAFMTTHSWDEDPAGDWVLEIENTSEANNYGTLTKFTLVLYGTATEEPDLSTPSESIGCKTLASSQTCVVCEEGFSLHQKNCVRHCPQGFVSQVVNTQYGIENNIEPIHANVCSPCHPSCATCKGTEPTDCLSCPIFSDYDLVELTCTQQRQAGFKSPGLPHSEGLLPSHLPVVVAGLSCAFIVLVFIIVFLILQLRSGFSFRGVKVYSLDSGIISYKGLPPDAWQEECPSESDEDEVRGERTAFIKDQSAL
- the FURIN gene encoding furin isoform X1; amino-acid sequence: MELRPWLQWTVVAALILLVGEVLTQKVYTNTWAVFIPGGLTEANRVAQKHGFLNLGPIFGDYYHFWHRAVVKRSLSPHRPRHSRLQREPKVQWLEQQVAKRRKKRDIYMEPTDPKFSQQWYLVGPAHHHHREAGRVPYGANQRDLNVRGAWSQGYTGRGIVVSILDDGIEKNHPDLEGNYDPGASFDVNDQDPDPQPRYTQMNDNRHGTRCAGEVAAVANNGICGVGVAYNARIGGVRMLDGEVTDAVEARSLGLNPNHIHIYSASWGPEDDGKTVDGPARLAEEAFSRGVTQGRGGLGSIFVWASGNGGREHDSCNCDGYTNSIYTLSISSTTQFGNVPWYSEACSSTLATTYSSGNQNEKQIVTTDLRQKCTDSHTGTSASAPLAAGIIALTLEANKNLTWRDMQHLVVQTSRPAHLNANDWATNGVGRRVSHSYGYGLLDAGAMVALARNWTTVGPQRKCLIDILTEPTDIGKRLEVRRKVTACQGEANHITRLEHAQARLTLSYNRRGDLAIYLISPMGTRSTLLASRPHDYSADGFNDWAFMTTHSWDEDPAGDWVLEIENTSEANNYAGTLTKFTLVLYGTATEEPDLSTPSESIGCKTLASSQTCVVCEEGFSLHQKNCVRHCPQGFVSQVVNTQYGIENNIEPIHANVCSPCHPSCATCKGTEPTDCLSCPIFSDYDLVELTCTQQRQAGFKSPGLPHSEGLLPSHLPVVVAGLSCAFIVLVFIIVFLILQLRSGFSFRGVKVYSLDSGIISYKGLPPDAWQEECPSESDEDEVRGERTAFIKDQSAL
- the FURIN gene encoding furin isoform X3, encoding MELRPWLQWTVVAALILLVGEVLTQKVYTNTWAVFIPGGLTEANRVAQKHGFLNLGPIFGDYYHFWHRAVVKRSLSPHRPRHSRLQREPKVQWLEQQVAKRRKKRDIYMEPTDPKFSQQWYLYGANQRDLNVRGAWSQGYTGRGIVVSILDDGIEKNHPDLEGNYDPGASFDVNDQDPDPQPRYTQMNDNRHGTRCAGEVAAVANNGICGVGVAYNARIGGVRMLDGEVTDAVEARSLGLNPNHIHIYSASWGPEDDGKTVDGPARLAEEAFSRGVTQGRGGLGSIFVWASGNGGREHDSCNCDGYTNSIYTLSISSTTQFGNVPWYSEACSSTLATTYSSGNQNEKQIVTTDLRQKCTDSHTGTSASAPLAAGIIALTLEANKNLTWRDMQHLVVQTSRPAHLNANDWATNGVGRRVSHSYGYGLLDAGAMVALARNWTTVGPQRKCLIDILTEPTDIGKRLEVRRKVTACQGEANHITRLEHAQARLTLSYNRRGDLAIYLISPMGTRSTLLASRPHDYSADGFNDWAFMTTHSWDEDPAGDWVLEIENTSEANNYAGTLTKFTLVLYGTATEEPDLSTPSESIGCKTLASSQTCVVCEEGFSLHQKNCVRHCPQGFVSQVVNTQYGIENNIEPIHANVCSPCHPSCATCKGTEPTDCLSCPIFSDYDLVELTCTQQRQAGFKSPGLPHSEGLLPSHLPVVVAGLSCAFIVLVFIIVFLILQLRSGFSFRGVKVYSLDSGIISYKGLPPDAWQEECPSESDEDEVRGERTAFIKDQSAL